One stretch of Sinorhizobium fredii DNA includes these proteins:
- the istB gene encoding IS21-like element helper ATPase IstB, producing MLAHPTLDKLNAMGMAGMAKAFGELVANGEAEHPLARRMARAAARTGMELPLRSEACGTPQVCQASPPGDTRRCRYRAERGLDRALFMKLLGGDWINAHDNLAICGPSGVGKSWLACALGHKACRDDRSVLYQRVPRLFAQLALARGDSRYARLQRTLGHVQLLILDDWGLEPLNEQARHDLLEILEDRYGRRSTIITSQLPVSAWHGVIGDPTYADAILDRLVHNAHRIELSGDSLRRNLPRKA from the coding sequence ATGCTTGCTCATCCAACACTGGATAAATTGAATGCCATGGGCATGGCCGGCATGGCAAAGGCCTTTGGCGAACTCGTTGCCAACGGCGAAGCCGAACATCCTCTCGCACGCCGAATGGCTCGGGCTGCTGCTCGAACGGGAATGGAGCTCCCGTTACGATCGGAAGCTTGCGGCACGCCTCAGGTTTGCCAAGCTTCGCCACCAGGCGACACCAGAAGATGTCGATATCGCGCCGAACGCGGCCTCGACCGTGCTCTCTTCATGAAGCTGCTCGGTGGCGACTGGATCAACGCCCACGACAATCTGGCCATTTGCGGCCCCTCGGGTGTCGGAAAGAGTTGGTTGGCTTGCGCTCTCGGCCACAAGGCTTGCCGAGACGATCGCTCAGTTCTCTATCAGCGTGTCCCAAGGCTGTTTGCCCAGCTTGCGCTCGCACGCGGTGACAGCCGGTATGCCCGGCTGCAACGGACCTTGGGCCATGTGCAGCTCCTGATACTGGATGATTGGGGGCTCGAACCGCTCAATGAACAGGCCCGTCACGATCTGCTGGAAATCCTCGAAGATCGCTATGGCCGTCGATCGACGATCATTACCAGCCAACTTCCCGTATCCGCCTGGCACGGCGTCATCGGCGATCCAACCTATGCCGATGCCATACTCGACAGGTTGGTCCACAATGCCCACCGCATCGAATTGAGCGGCGATAGTTTGCGCCGAAATCTACCGCGCAAAGCTTGA
- the istA gene encoding IS21 family transposase: MTRKERDACGEIAVRVGAAPSTVRETLRRAAVAELSWPLGDDVSDAVLEAALYKATGTKTGHRRSPEPDSAQVHRELKRKHMTLQILWDEYISHCPDGYRYSRYCDLYRGWAMKLPVTMRQDHAAGDKLFVDYAGDTVTVVVDRLSGKTRQAHLFVAVLGASSFSYAQARWSETLPDWIECHILALEFFGGAPALLVPDNAKVAIIKACHFDPQVNRTYCGMAAHYGSAVLPTRPRRPRDKAKVEAAVRIVERWLLGRLRHRIFYSLAEVNAAIGELLHDLNDKRVLRRVGVTRRQLFEELDRPAFRPLPVERYVFAEWRIRRCRAGLSRRDRRHYYSVPYRFAREQVEARANTIEIFHKGERIAAHRRSSGNGKHTTIPDHMPSAHRRFADWTIERIQREASARGRMLRCCASASLPTDRTRSRAFDPVSGSSASTRASAATGSMPLAAGRRWRSVPGPMARCAPSSTITLTGRLPQMEASHEPIHHANIRGPRYYH; encoded by the coding sequence GTGACGAGGAAGGAACGGGATGCCTGCGGAGAGATTGCGGTCCGGGTTGGCGCTGCGCCCTCGACGGTGCGCGAGACGCTGCGGCGTGCGGCCGTTGCGGAGCTATCGTGGCCGTTGGGTGACGACGTCAGCGATGCGGTCCTGGAAGCGGCGCTGTACAAGGCGACCGGGACGAAGACGGGTCACCGTCGGAGCCCTGAGCCGGACTCGGCGCAGGTCCATCGCGAGCTGAAGCGCAAGCACATGACGCTGCAGATCCTGTGGGACGAATACATCAGCCATTGTCCGGACGGCTATCGCTACAGTCGCTACTGTGACCTTTACCGCGGCTGGGCGATGAAGTTGCCTGTGACGATGCGGCAGGATCACGCAGCCGGCGACAAGCTGTTCGTCGACTATGCCGGCGACACGGTCACGGTTGTCGTTGATCGGCTGTCCGGCAAGACACGGCAGGCGCACCTGTTCGTGGCGGTTCTGGGAGCATCGAGCTTTTCCTATGCGCAGGCACGCTGGAGCGAGACGCTTCCCGACTGGATTGAATGCCATATCCTGGCCCTGGAGTTCTTTGGCGGTGCGCCAGCCTTGCTGGTTCCGGACAATGCCAAGGTGGCGATCATCAAGGCCTGCCACTTCGATCCCCAGGTCAACCGAACGTATTGCGGGATGGCGGCCCATTATGGCAGCGCCGTCTTGCCGACGCGGCCGCGACGCCCGCGTGACAAGGCGAAAGTGGAAGCTGCGGTTCGTATCGTCGAACGCTGGCTATTGGGCCGGCTGCGCCATCGCATCTTCTATAGTTTGGCCGAGGTCAATGCGGCAATCGGCGAATTGCTTCATGATCTCAATGACAAACGGGTCTTGCGCCGCGTTGGCGTCACGCGCCGTCAACTGTTCGAAGAGCTTGATCGTCCGGCTTTCCGACCGCTGCCCGTTGAACGTTATGTCTTTGCCGAATGGCGTATCCGGCGTTGCCGGGCTGGATTATCACGTCGAGATCGGCGGCACTATTATTCCGTTCCCTATCGCTTTGCCCGCGAGCAGGTCGAGGCTCGCGCCAATACGATCGAGATTTTCCACAAGGGTGAGCGGATTGCCGCTCACCGGCGCTCCAGCGGCAACGGCAAGCACACGACGATCCCCGATCATATGCCCTCTGCGCATCGCCGCTTTGCCGACTGGACGATTGAACGGATTCAACGCGAAGCCTCTGCGAGGGGCCGGATGTTGCGCTGTTGTGCAAGCGCATCCTTGCCGACAGACCGCACCCGGAGCAGGGCTTTCGACCCTGTCTCCGGATCATCCGCCTCAACAAGAGCTTCGGCCGCGACTGGGTCAATGCCGCTTGCGGCCGGGCGTCGTTGGAGATCGGTGCCCGGACCTATGGCTCGGTGCGCTCCATCCTCGACAATCACCTTGACCGGACGGCTGCCTCAAATGGAGGCGTCGCATGAACCGATCCATCACGCCAACATCCGCGGACCCCGCTATTACCACTAA
- a CDS encoding GNAT family N-acetyltransferase, producing MAGPYHYEPIAVLIKDPATGHTTGGLWARCNYDWLFIELLFVPEHFRGQRIGARLVRSAEQWALGRACVGVWLDTYAFQAPAFYQSLGYEIFGHLPNYPRGFGRYFLRKVFAASA from the coding sequence ATGGCCGGTCCTTATCACTATGAGCCTATCGCAGTTCTCATCAAGGATCCCGCAACTGGTCACACGACAGGCGGTCTCTGGGCACGGTGCAATTATGACTGGCTGTTCATAGAATTGTTATTTGTGCCGGAGCACTTCCGCGGTCAGAGAATCGGCGCTCGGCTTGTGAGATCTGCAGAACAGTGGGCTCTTGGCCGAGCATGTGTCGGAGTGTGGCTAGACACCTACGCGTTTCAGGCGCCGGCTTTCTATCAGTCTCTCGGGTACGAGATATTTGGTCACTTACCGAATTATCCACGCGGGTTCGGACGATATTTCCTTAGGAAGGTATTTGCCGCGAGTGCTTAG
- the tnpC gene encoding IS66 family transposase — translation MMPPDLNLPDDVEALKAMVLAVAEKAARVDALESEVADLKARNAEADERIERLTQILKAFDRARFGRRSEKLGSPSTDDEQQAFVFEEIETGIAAVRAQVNKGCERPNGKRPPRPRKGFAPHLERVEVVIEPEELPEHAGNARDDRTFGGSGPPMVAYRFEDSRAGECVARHLSRYRGILQVDGYAAYNKLVRSDGGNDGVTLAGCRSHGRRKFHELYASESSKVATETVERMAKLWQVEETVRGQSPDARVAARQQTSAAIVTDLFALRQKSVPRVSGKSKLAEALRYPISRRAIFERFLSDGRIELDSNTVERAIRPQAIRRKNSLFAGSDGGGRTWATIATLLQTSKLNNVDPFDWLTPRLERIADGWPSSEIDALMPWNHAG, via the coding sequence ATGATGCCGCCCGATCTCAACCTCCCGGACGACGTTGAAGCGCTGAAAGCCATGGTGCTTGCCGTGGCCGAAAAGGCGGCGCGGGTCGACGCCCTGGAGAGCGAGGTCGCTGATCTCAAGGCGCGAAACGCCGAGGCCGATGAGCGCATCGAGCGGCTTACGCAGATCCTGAAGGCCTTCGATCGCGCCCGGTTCGGCCGCCGATCGGAGAAGCTCGGCTCCCCAAGCACCGACGACGAGCAGCAGGCCTTTGTCTTCGAGGAGATCGAAACCGGCATCGCCGCGGTCAGGGCACAGGTCAACAAGGGCTGCGAGCGTCCGAATGGCAAACGTCCGCCGCGGCCACGCAAGGGCTTCGCACCGCACCTGGAGCGGGTCGAAGTGGTGATAGAGCCGGAGGAGCTGCCGGAGCATGCCGGCAATGCCCGGGATGACCGGACCTTCGGAGGCAGTGGTCCGCCGATGGTGGCCTACCGCTTTGAGGATAGTCGAGCCGGCGAATGCGTCGCCCGACATCTGAGCCGCTATCGCGGCATTCTCCAGGTAGACGGCTATGCCGCTTACAACAAGCTGGTCCGCTCCGATGGCGGCAATGACGGCGTCACATTGGCTGGCTGCCGGTCACACGGTCGCCGGAAGTTCCATGAGCTCTATGCCTCGGAAAGCTCGAAGGTCGCAACGGAGACAGTCGAACGGATGGCGAAGCTCTGGCAGGTCGAGGAGACCGTGCGCGGGCAAAGCCCTGACGCCCGTGTCGCGGCGCGTCAGCAAACCTCTGCGGCGATCGTCACCGACCTCTTCGCCCTCCGGCAGAAGAGCGTGCCGCGCGTCTCCGGCAAATCGAAGCTCGCCGAGGCGCTCCGCTATCCCATCTCGCGTCGCGCCATCTTCGAACGCTTCCTGAGCGACGGCCGCATCGAACTCGACTCCAACACCGTTGAACGGGCAATCCGGCCCCAGGCCATTAGAAGAAAGAACTCGCTCTTTGCCGGCAGCGACGGCGGCGGACGGACCTGGGCAACCATCGCCACGCTGCTGCAGACGTCAAAGCTGAACAACGTGGATCCGTTTGACTGGCTCACTCCGAGACTCGAGCGCATCGCCGACGGCTGGCCGAGTTCAGAAATCGACGCGCTCATGCCATGGAACCACGCCGGCTGA
- a CDS encoding P1 family peptidase: MIKREQRTKSGLTELGLDVSSQSDVAITSAPLPLGNQRWQPVINAGEKVLEFDWPTLQIGTGEYQEGPTGVTVFRFGDRALGTVDVRGGAPGTVNTDYLRLGYERPQLDAVVFSGGSWYGLECTTAVATALKDENVRNGLWDDVALSVGAIVYDLGDKRLNEVYPDKTLAQAAFRAARPGKFPLGAHGAGRNTRSGGFFGCAAYSGQGGAFRQIGDIKVAAFAVVNSAGVVTNRNGEIVAGYRDPKWPKSVKTADLLAGVPASRKLGLNGVPEGSDYSNTTNSLVVTNQKLTHAELQRLAVQVHTSMARAIQPFATIGDGDVLYAVSTGEVVGEQDSNIAPSVFGGMNVGDLSAIASELMWDAILASVPDQPQAAEPSKSEHPQAKELEAYAGSYDFSPFVTLQISLRDDRLFALATGERAAYAIGKEEPVELRPVAAGQFVVPGRYPLTLTFEAPDRLIVNPGHWQQTGSRRAGEAAGDCWVKALRRSESAA; encoded by the coding sequence ATGATAAAACGGGAGCAGCGCACGAAATCAGGATTGACCGAGCTGGGCCTGGATGTCTCATCGCAGTCAGATGTCGCAATCACCTCAGCACCCTTGCCGTTGGGTAACCAGAGATGGCAGCCCGTCATCAATGCAGGTGAGAAAGTGCTGGAGTTCGATTGGCCAACGCTGCAGATTGGTACTGGTGAATACCAAGAGGGTCCCACCGGTGTGACAGTCTTCCGCTTCGGCGACCGGGCGCTTGGCACGGTCGATGTCCGTGGCGGCGCTCCCGGCACAGTCAACACCGATTATCTGCGCCTTGGCTATGAGCGCCCGCAACTTGACGCGGTCGTGTTCTCGGGTGGCTCTTGGTACGGGCTTGAATGTACTACTGCTGTGGCCACTGCCCTAAAGGATGAAAACGTCCGCAACGGCTTATGGGATGATGTTGCGCTCTCGGTCGGAGCCATTGTCTACGACTTAGGCGACAAGAGGCTGAACGAAGTCTATCCTGATAAAACGTTAGCGCAGGCCGCATTTAGAGCAGCTCGTCCAGGAAAATTTCCGCTGGGAGCGCATGGCGCTGGCCGGAATACGCGATCCGGTGGTTTCTTCGGATGCGCTGCCTATTCCGGCCAAGGCGGAGCCTTCAGGCAGATTGGCGATATCAAAGTGGCGGCCTTCGCAGTGGTGAACTCCGCAGGGGTCGTTACGAACCGGAACGGTGAAATCGTAGCGGGCTATCGCGATCCGAAATGGCCCAAATCAGTGAAAACGGCTGACCTCCTCGCGGGCGTTCCAGCCAGCCGCAAGCTCGGCTTGAACGGTGTACCGGAAGGCAGCGACTACAGCAACACGACGAATAGTCTTGTCGTTACCAACCAGAAGCTGACGCATGCGGAACTGCAGCGCCTTGCGGTTCAGGTGCACACGTCCATGGCTCGCGCGATCCAGCCTTTCGCAACTATTGGCGACGGCGATGTCCTGTATGCTGTTTCGACAGGTGAAGTAGTCGGCGAGCAAGACTCCAATATCGCCCCGTCAGTCTTCGGCGGAATGAACGTTGGGGATCTGAGCGCGATTGCCTCAGAACTTATGTGGGACGCCATCTTGGCTTCTGTGCCGGATCAGCCGCAGGCTGCCGAGCCGTCGAAGAGCGAACACCCGCAAGCAAAAGAACTCGAAGCCTACGCCGGCAGCTATGATTTCAGCCCATTCGTGACACTCCAGATCTCGCTCAGGGACGACCGACTCTTTGCGCTGGCCACTGGAGAGCGCGCCGCCTACGCGATCGGCAAGGAAGAGCCTGTCGAACTCAGGCCTGTCGCAGCAGGGCAGTTCGTGGTTCCTGGTCGCTATCCGCTGACCTTGACGTTCGAGGCCCCGGATCGACTCATTGTCAACCCTGGGCACTGGCAGCAGACGGGTTCGCGCCGTGCCGGTGAAGCCGCCGGAGATTGTTGGGTAAAAGCCCTGCGGCGAAGTGAATCAGCAGCCTGA
- a CDS encoding amidase — protein sequence MDSAISGAGRLPEASELTRLGVTSLAAAYRKGQLSPVEVTQAVLDRATDIQTPLNAFSFLDPEGALEAARAAERRWRAGEPLSPIDGIPTTLKDIVHVEGWAVRYGSRTTDPAPIQRDAPSVARLRKAGGVFIGQTTTPEFGWKAVTDSPAFGVTRNPWDLTRTPGGSSGGAAVAAACGAGVLHLGTDGGGSIRIPACFTGIVGHKPSYGRVPAHPPSSFGTVAHIGPMTRTVADAAAMLEVMSGRDLRDWTQAPISYPGLDVSPVDWSGKRIAYWKTPCVGKVDPYVESAIEDVLKDFEAAGSAVTEVCLPEHEALLEMFYRHWYVGAANRLSSIAAEQWCILDPGFVNAACIGQNYSGVERMAAEVQRSRYGAAMDALLASFDFVVSPTVPIPPFEVGHDVPPGSALRSWVEWSSFSFPINLSQQPACSVPCGLTEEGLPIGMQIIGGRGADGDVLSAALTYEEMYPDRFLKPHGRWPAAPAETN from the coding sequence TTGGACAGCGCCATCAGTGGAGCCGGCCGGTTGCCGGAAGCATCGGAACTTACTCGCCTAGGTGTTACGTCGCTGGCAGCGGCCTATCGAAAAGGGCAGCTTTCACCCGTAGAAGTAACTCAGGCGGTCCTCGACCGCGCAACGGACATACAGACACCGCTAAACGCGTTTAGCTTTCTTGATCCGGAAGGTGCGCTAGAAGCAGCTCGTGCAGCTGAACGGCGATGGCGGGCAGGGGAGCCGCTATCGCCGATCGACGGCATACCGACGACCTTGAAGGACATCGTGCATGTCGAAGGATGGGCGGTGCGCTATGGGAGCCGGACAACCGATCCCGCGCCTATTCAGCGAGATGCTCCTTCTGTCGCTCGTCTGCGTAAGGCCGGCGGAGTCTTCATCGGCCAGACAACCACGCCCGAATTTGGTTGGAAAGCTGTGACGGACAGCCCGGCATTTGGTGTTACTCGCAATCCATGGGATCTCACCCGAACTCCTGGCGGTTCATCGGGTGGCGCGGCGGTCGCAGCAGCCTGCGGGGCAGGCGTGTTGCATCTGGGCACCGATGGCGGAGGGTCGATCCGAATTCCCGCATGTTTCACGGGAATTGTCGGCCACAAACCGAGCTACGGACGCGTTCCGGCCCATCCGCCGAGTTCATTTGGTACGGTCGCGCATATTGGTCCGATGACGCGCACAGTCGCAGATGCTGCCGCCATGTTGGAGGTGATGTCTGGACGGGATCTTCGCGACTGGACCCAGGCCCCCATTAGCTACCCGGGCTTAGATGTATCCCCTGTCGATTGGAGCGGGAAGCGGATCGCTTACTGGAAAACACCGTGTGTTGGCAAAGTCGACCCATATGTGGAATCCGCAATCGAGGACGTTCTGAAGGACTTTGAGGCAGCTGGCTCAGCAGTCACCGAGGTCTGCCTGCCAGAACACGAAGCTCTCCTTGAGATGTTTTACCGTCACTGGTACGTCGGAGCGGCAAACAGACTATCATCGATCGCCGCCGAACAGTGGTGCATCCTCGATCCGGGCTTCGTCAACGCGGCTTGTATTGGCCAGAACTATAGCGGCGTTGAGCGCATGGCTGCCGAGGTTCAGCGGAGCAGATATGGAGCGGCCATGGATGCGCTGCTTGCCAGCTTCGATTTTGTCGTCTCGCCGACGGTGCCGATTCCTCCCTTCGAGGTGGGCCATGACGTCCCGCCCGGGAGCGCGTTGAGGAGCTGGGTCGAATGGTCGTCGTTCAGTTTTCCGATCAATCTTAGCCAGCAGCCAGCCTGCTCCGTTCCCTGCGGGCTAACGGAAGAAGGACTGCCGATAGGTATGCAGATCATCGGCGGACGTGGCGCAGACGGCGATGTCCTAAGCGCCGCGCTCACCTACGAAGAAATGTATCCCGATCGCTTTCTGAAGCCTCATGGCAGGTGGCCGGCGGCGCCCGCGGAGACAAATTGA
- a CDS encoding transposase, translating into MRSGDVRTGKLFSYVDLEDRVRRDHPLRAIRQIMNDALVLVEREFAALYSPIGRPSIAPEKLLRAMLLQAFYWIRSERLLMERLGYDLLFRWFVGIGINGRRSAIYGRTTRHSGYGVSLRIRKRIEEAFGWIKTVAGQDKTKFRGLDRVGWAFTFAAAAYDLVRLPKLMAVSS; encoded by the coding sequence ATGCGCAGCGGCGATGTGAGAACGGGTAAACTCTTCAGCTATGTCGATCTGGAGGATCGAGTTCGTCGTGATCATCCGCTGCGGGCAATCCGGCAGATCATGAACGACGCGCTGGTTTTGGTGGAACGGGAGTTTGCAGCGCTCTATTCGCCGATCGGGCGGCCATCGATCGCGCCTGAGAAGCTTCTGCGCGCCATGCTTTTGCAAGCCTTCTATTGGATCCGCTCGGAGCGGCTTTTGATGGAGCGGCTGGGATACGACCTTCTGTTCCGCTGGTTCGTCGGCATTGGCATCAATGGTCGCCGCTCGGCCATCTACGGTCGCACGACGCGCCATTCCGGCTATGGGGTCAGCTTGCGTATCCGCAAGCGCATCGAGGAGGCGTTCGGCTGGATCAAGACGGTCGCGGGGCAGGACAAGACGAAGTTCCGTGGCCTCGACCGCGTCGGATGGGCCTTCACCTTCGCGGCCGCCGCCTATGATCTGGTGCGGTTACCGAAACTGATGGCGGTGTCGTCATGA
- a CDS encoding recombinase family protein: protein MHNRKSSALQYAMRDRLVALGWSHIETVDDDLGRSAAGGVTRAGFNGMVAEFCPGKVGAVAAREVSRFTRISRDWQQLIEMCRVVDTGTRGAIITFRATPAGVVCSTMASHAALPLAACGWMTRSKRHCCATSRRRVMPRTEHSCNTTRRIRRTD, encoded by the coding sequence ATGCACAATCGCAAAAGCAGCGCCCTTCAATACGCCATGCGCGATCGACTGGTAGCACTTGGATGGTCACACATTGAGACGGTGGATGACGATCTTGGTCGCTCGGCCGCCGGCGGCGTGACCCGGGCTGGATTTAACGGGATGGTGGCCGAATTCTGTCCCGGCAAAGTTGGCGCTGTGGCTGCGCGCGAAGTCTCGCGCTTCACCCGGATCAGCCGAGATTGGCAGCAACTCATTGAGATGTGCCGTGTTGTCGATACCGGTACACGGGGAGCAATCATAACATTCCGCGCTACTCCTGCTGGCGTGGTCTGCTCGACAATGGCGAGCCACGCTGCATTACCTTTGGCGGCCTGCGGGTGGATGACGCGATCGAAGCGGCACTGCTGCGCGACCTCGAGGCGGCGCGTTATGCCGCGGACCGAGCACTCCTGCAATACGACGCGGCGGATCCGGAGGACGGACTAG
- a CDS encoding D-alanine--D-alanine ligase: MQMALMYGGRSVEHAGSIAMYNHLADVLNNASNVGISPVSIYYISRSGDLLRLALDGACLPKHDEFVTRAETHPLASLAHLLKTEGIFVFSLLQGQDGEDGQIQALAQFHDIPGSFGDKTAAMLAADKYLQGVVANRLCLELTPIPTVQVSQGGLEAGIKEALRQLAGPCVLKPNTLGGSFLTECTDKLSDHALRSYSERIAPYDASFLVQQRIVGTEYTCGILIDHHEIMALPIARINNPSGFLGYVEKETRSSSYSVEFHDVEETLQSRIASISTNIAREFRLHTFGRLDFIVDEQQRVHFFEINLVPGLTAECMFTKMLAKAGFDLCHVIRLAASNEANARHREKIRKIETSRVC; this comes from the coding sequence ATGCAAATGGCGCTCATGTATGGCGGCCGCTCGGTGGAGCACGCTGGGTCGATCGCGATGTACAACCACCTTGCCGACGTCCTCAACAATGCTTCCAATGTGGGTATTTCACCGGTATCCATCTACTACATCTCCCGATCCGGGGACCTGCTCAGGCTCGCACTTGACGGGGCTTGCCTTCCCAAGCACGACGAGTTCGTAACTCGCGCTGAAACTCATCCGCTCGCTTCTCTCGCTCACCTTCTCAAGACCGAAGGCATTTTTGTCTTTTCACTTCTTCAGGGCCAGGACGGGGAGGATGGCCAAATCCAGGCTCTTGCCCAGTTCCACGACATTCCGGGTAGCTTCGGCGACAAGACTGCGGCCATGCTCGCAGCGGATAAGTATCTGCAGGGCGTAGTTGCCAATCGACTTTGCCTCGAGTTGACTCCCATTCCGACAGTCCAAGTCTCCCAAGGCGGTCTCGAAGCCGGCATAAAAGAAGCCCTGCGGCAACTTGCTGGCCCGTGTGTCCTCAAACCGAACACGCTTGGAGGATCCTTCCTCACCGAGTGCACAGACAAACTCTCAGATCATGCACTCCGTTCTTATTCCGAACGAATTGCTCCGTATGACGCTTCGTTTTTGGTCCAGCAGCGAATTGTTGGAACGGAGTACACGTGCGGCATCTTAATCGACCACCACGAGATTATGGCGCTTCCGATTGCGCGCATCAACAATCCCTCGGGCTTCCTCGGGTATGTTGAGAAGGAGACGCGATCGAGTAGCTACTCTGTTGAGTTCCATGACGTAGAGGAGACGCTTCAAAGTCGTATCGCCTCGATTTCCACGAATATTGCTCGGGAGTTCAGGCTCCACACATTCGGGCGCCTTGATTTCATCGTTGATGAGCAGCAACGTGTTCACTTCTTCGAAATCAACCTGGTCCCAGGGCTGACGGCAGAATGTATGTTTACCAAGATGCTCGCAAAAGCCGGCTTTGACCTTTGCCACGTCATTCGGCTAGCTGCCTCCAACGAGGCGAATGCAAGGCACCGGGAGAAGATCCGCAAGATTGAGACCAGCCGCGTTTGCTAG
- the panD gene encoding aspartate 1-decarboxylase, whose product MRKVVAAKLHGITVTGADLNYHGSITLDPDHCDEAGILPMEFVEVWNKSSGVRISTYVIYGERGSRCCVLNGAAARTCQVGDEMIICSSTYIEEHQITDIKPRVLTFDRMNSVRDRMFYDARARDDGTVTFEVREGSPRGNTITKELAIN is encoded by the coding sequence ATGAGAAAAGTCGTTGCAGCCAAGCTTCATGGCATCACTGTCACTGGCGCGGATCTGAACTACCACGGATCAATAACTCTCGACCCAGACCACTGCGATGAGGCGGGTATTCTTCCGATGGAATTCGTTGAGGTTTGGAATAAGTCTTCAGGCGTGCGAATCAGCACATACGTCATCTACGGTGAGAGAGGTTCTCGTTGCTGCGTGCTGAACGGAGCCGCTGCTCGCACATGTCAGGTCGGTGATGAGATGATCATTTGCTCCTCCACATATATTGAGGAACACCAGATCACAGATATCAAACCGCGAGTGCTGACCTTCGATCGGATGAATTCTGTCCGCGACCGAATGTTCTACGATGCTAGGGCAAGGGATGATGGAACGGTGACGTTCGAGGTTCGCGAGGGCTCTCCTCGCGGTAACACCATAACGAAAGAACTAGCAATTAACTGA
- a CDS encoding UPF0262 family protein: MTCMSTTPSRFWLSAISLEPPFNGRTDAAQKHEQAVAICDLLDNNRFAPVEHSGGPYRLHLELMDRRLVISVTTETGALVLCTSRSRHFAGCPRTTGSCARALPMVPRGCHPIVAIDMGRRAIHNEASALLRERLKSKVEIDRETARGCSR; this comes from the coding sequence ATGACCTGCATGAGCACCACGCCATCCCGGTTTTGGCTTTCGGCGATTTCGCTGGAGCCGCCGTTCAACGGTCGGACGGACGCAGCACAGAAACACGAGCAGGCTGTCGCCATTTGCGACCTTCTGGACAACAATCGATTTGCGCCAGTCGAGCACAGCGGCGGCCCGTACCGGCTGCACCTTGAACTCATGGACCGGCGACTGGTAATATCGGTCACTACCGAGACCGGCGCGCTCGTTCTTTGCACCTCTCGCTCACGTCATTTCGCCGGTTGCCCAAGGACTACCGGCTCGTGTGCGAGAGCTTTGCCAATGGTGCCACGCGGCTGCCACCCGATCGTAGCCATCGACATGGGACGGCGCGCCATCCACAACGAGGCGTCCGCCCTGCTCAGAGAACGCCTCAAATCCAAGGTCGAGATCGATAGGGAGACAGCCCGCGGCTGTTCACGCTGA